A window of the Cicer arietinum cultivar CDC Frontier isolate Library 1 chromosome 6, Cicar.CDCFrontier_v2.0, whole genome shotgun sequence genome harbors these coding sequences:
- the LOC101514485 gene encoding small GTPase LIP1 has protein sequence MFWRERERENKEHNGGVLCGQVRVLVVGDSGVGKSSLVHLIVKGSPVARPSQTIGCTVDVKHTTYGNSGSSSSSLKGDSERDFFVELWDVSGHERYKDCRSLFYSQINGVIFVHDLSQRRTKTSLQKWAAEIAATGTFSAPLGSGGPGGLPVPYIVIGNKVDIAAKEGTRGSSGNLVDVARQWVEKQGLLPSSEELPLTESFPGGGGLVAAAKDARYDKEAVIKFFRMLIRRRYFSDEIPAPAWSIPSPQRSSQRIDESFIEDDQSYNTSQSSDPYKYNMLPPLPAQRNLTPPPTLYPQQPVSVSESYSFPRFSLSGSSEMSTSARTKRSDINV, from the exons GTGTTGGAAAGTCTTCTTTAGTTCACCTTATTGTTAAAGGTTCTCCCGTCGCTCGCCCTTCTCAGACAATTGGTTGTACAGTAGATGTGAAG CACACAACTTATGGAAATTCTGGCAGCTCTTCCAGTAGCCTCAAAGGTGATTCTGAGAGGGATTTCTTTGTTGAACTGTGGGATGTCTCAGGACATGAACGTTACAAAGATTGTCGATCTCTCTTCTATTCACAGATTAATG GTGTAATTTTTGTTCACGATCTTTCACAGAGAAGAACGAAGACTAGCTTGCAGAAATGGGCAGCTGAGATTGCTGCAACTGGAACATTTTCAGCTCCTTTGGGATCTGGTGGCCCTGGTGGCCTTCCTGTTCCGTATATTGTTATTGGTAACAAAGTTGATATTGCTGCAAAAGAGGGTACAAGAGGAAGCAGTGGGAATCTTGTTGACGTTGCACGCCAGTGGGTTGAGAAGCAGGGTTTGCTTCCATCCAGCGAGGAGCTTCCACTGACTGAGAGTTTTCCTGGTGGTGGAGGCCTTGTTGCA GCAGCAAAAGATGCAAGATATGATAAGGAGGctgtaattaaattttttcgCATG TTGATTAGGAGAAGATATTTCTCAGATGAAATACCTGCACCTGCATGGTCCATTCCTTCACCTCAGAGATCTTCTCAACGTATAGATGAAagttttattgaagatgatcaGTCTTATAATACAAG TCAAAGCAGTGATCCGTACAAGTATAACATGCTTCCCCCACTTCCGGCTCAACGCAATTTAACTCCACCACCCACACTCTATCCTCAACAGCCAGTTTCAGTCTCAGAAAGCTACAGTTTCCCTAGATTTTCTTTGTCTGGTTCCTCAGAAATGAGTACTTCAGCTAGAACAAAGCGCTCGGATATTAATGTCTGA